One Aphidius gifuensis isolate YNYX2018 linkage group LG3, ASM1490517v1, whole genome shotgun sequence DNA window includes the following coding sequences:
- the LOC122851796 gene encoding laccase-5-like isoform X1, with product MIIYNFSFFVILFDVVLTTLAVNISVDSIDKHYNSTTYPKNTTSLGSFRVYNKNSAQWKEVYYYKEKEPESATSHTRNEEDKDIPGHLKIGGKINGWGNVASPKECARECVTGAQPKICYYDWTVEYYRTLGGACDLCVPKTNSSITSDCQCIYGDGYHISGIITVNRMFPGPSIQVCLGDLVVVDVTNKAPGNEITIHWHGIYQINYQHHDGVPFVTQCPIQSGTSFRYQWRAQNIGTHWWHSHSGMQESKSLAGTIIIRQPKEHDPNHSLYDYDDNDNLIFLSDFLHDNPDDHFPGTSSKFNAGSIPKNILINGQGQWLNTTSGEFTETPLSVINVKPGKRYRFRMINGASFGCPLTFTIQNHNLTVIATDGESVKPIVVNSITSYSAERFDFIINANQQSGSYWIQARLIGPCTAREVMQLGILRYVGAFSMQPNLTRPTFNNSLPLGISLNEYNNVCEDKKFDIICMKNLEAAEPVDPRILAEKTDFQFYLAHEFHRWNENELFVPGEYDTFLTPDGGKRGYIPMIDGISNRFPTSPFLTQLNDIPKQQICNGNNKPKSCENKPVCGCSHVLKIPLNSSVEMVIINTDPMDSPHPFHMHGYGFHVMAQGSREVVNITRENSYEALKLDREIYKLDSYDRPPVKDTLTVTTKGYTIIRFIANNPGYWLLHCHIITHLMVGMSLTLHVGEDSDIPPTPVNFPTCGNYKPPILSIL from the exons atgataatttataattttagtttttttgtgatattatTTGATGTAGTTTTGACAACATTGGCAGTTAATATATCAGTAGATAGTATTGATAAACATTATAATAGTACGACATACCCAAAAAATACAACTT cATTGGGATCATTTAGAGtgtacaataaaaattcagcacAATGGAAAGAAGTGTATTATTACAAAGAGAAAGAGCCAGAATCAGCAACATCTCACACAAGAAATGAAGAAGATAAAGATATACCAGGTCATTTGAAAATTGGTGGAAAAATCAATGGATGGGGAAATGTAGCAAGCCCGAAAGAATGTGCACGTGAATGTGTAACTGGTGCACAAccaaaaatttgttattatgatTGGACTGTTGAATACTATCGCACACTTGGCGG AGCATGTGATTTATGTGTaccaaaaacaaattcatcaattaCAAGTGATTGCCAATGTATTTATGGTGATGGTTATCATATTTCTGGAATAATAACAGTCAACAGGATGTTTCCAGGGCCATCAATCCAAGTATGCCTTGGTGATttagttgttgttgatgttaccAATAAAGCTCCTGGTAATGAAATAACGATTCATTGGCATggtatttatcaaataaattaccaacatCATGATGGTGTACCATTTGTAACACAGTGTCCAATTCAAAGTGGTACATCATTTAGATATCAATGGAGAGCACAAAATATTGGTACACATTG GTGGCATTCACATTCCGGTATGCAAGAATCAAAATCACTTGCAGGAACAATTATCATACGTCAACCAAAAGAACACGATCCAAATCACAGCCTGTATGATTatgatgacaatgataatCTCATTTTTTTGAGTGACTTTTTACATGACAATCCAGATGATCATTTTCCAGGCACATCCAGTAAATTTAATGCAGGCTCTATTCCTAAAAACATCCTCATTAATGGCCAAGGTCAATGGCTG AACACAACATCTGGTGAGTTTACAGAAACACCATTAAGTGTAATCAATGTAAAACCAGGAAAACGATATCGATTTAGAATGATTAATGGTGCTAGTTTTGGTTGTCCTTTAACATTTACCATTCAAAATCACAACTTAACAGTGATTGCAACTGATGGTGAAAGTGTTAAGCCAATAGTAGTTAATTCTATCACTTCTTATTCtg CTGAacgttttgattttattataaatgcaaATCAACAGTCTGGAAGTTATTGGATACAAGCACGACTCATTGGCCCATGTACTGCTCGAGAAGTAATGCAACTTGGAATTCTACGTTATGTTGGTGCATTTTCTATGCAACCAAATTTAACACGGCCCACATTTAATAATTCTCTTCCACTAGGAATT TCACTCAATGAATACAATAATGTTtgtgaagataaaaaattcgatataatttgtatgaaaaatcTTGAAGCTGCTGAGCCAGTTGATCCAAGGATTCTAGCAGAGAAAAcagattttcaattttatttagctcATGAGTTTCATAGATGGAATGAAAATGAACTTTTTGTACCGGGCGAATATGATACTTTTTTAA caCCAGATGGAGGAAAACGTGGATACATTCCTATGATCGATGGAATTTCTAATAGGTTTCCAACATCACCATTTTTAACTCAACTTAATGATATTCCAAAACAGCAAATTTGTAATGGAAATAACAAACCAAAAAGTTGTGAAAATAAACCAGTTTGTGGATGCTcacatgttttaaaaataccattaAACTCATCTGTTGAAATGGTCATAATAAAtactg atcCAATGGATTCACCTCATCCTTTTCACATGCATGGATATGGATTTCACGTGATGGCTCAAGGTTCACGAGAAGTTGTCAATATAACACGAGAAAATAGTTACGAAGCTTTAAAACTTGatagagaaatttataaattagacTCATATGACCGACCACCAGTTAAAGACACGTTGACAGTCACAACAAAAGGCTATACAATCATTAGATTTATTGCCAATAATCCAG GATATTGGCTATTACATTGTCACATAATAACACA TTTAATGGTTGGTATGTCTCTCACTCTGCATGTGGGTGAAGACAGTGATATTCCTCCAACACCAGTGAATTTTCCAACTTGTGGAAATTATAAACCACCAATTTTGAGTATA CTTTAA
- the LOC122851796 gene encoding laccase-5-like isoform X2 encodes MIIYNFSFFVILFDVVLTTLAVNISVDSIDKHYNSTTYPKNTTSLGSFRVYNKNSAQWKEVYYYKEKEPESATSHTRNEEDKDIPGHLKIGGKINGWGNVASPKECARECVTGAQPKICYYDWTVEYYRTLGGACDLCVPKTNSSITSDCQCIYGDGYHISGIITVNRMFPGPSIQVCLGDLVVVDVTNKAPGNEITIHWHGIYQINYQHHDGVPFVTQCPIQSGTSFRYQWRAQNIGTHWWHSHSGMQESKSLAGTIIIRQPKEHDPNHSLYDYDDNDNLIFLSDFLHDNPDDHFPGTSSKFNAGSIPKNILINGQGQWLNTTSGEFTETPLSVINVKPGKRYRFRMINGASFGCPLTFTIQNHNLTVIATDGESVKPIVVNSITSYSAERFDFIINANQQSGSYWIQARLIGPCTAREVMQLGILRYVGAFSMQPNLTRPTFNNSLPLGISLNEYNNVCEDKKFDIICMKNLEAAEPVDPRILAEKTDFQFYLAHEFHRWNENELFVPGEYDTFLTPDGGKRGYIPMIDGISNRFPTSPFLTQLNDIPKQQICNGNNKPKSCENKPVCGCSHVLKIPLNSSVEMVIINTDPMDSPHPFHMHGYGFHVMAQGSREVVNITRENSYEALKLDREIYKLDSYDRPPVKDTLTVTTKGYTIIRFIANNPGYWLLHCHIITHLMVGMSLTLHVGEDSDIPPTPVNFPTCGNYKPPILSIL; translated from the exons atgataatttataattttagtttttttgtgatattatTTGATGTAGTTTTGACAACATTGGCAGTTAATATATCAGTAGATAGTATTGATAAACATTATAATAGTACGACATACCCAAAAAATACAACTT cATTGGGATCATTTAGAGtgtacaataaaaattcagcacAATGGAAAGAAGTGTATTATTACAAAGAGAAAGAGCCAGAATCAGCAACATCTCACACAAGAAATGAAGAAGATAAAGATATACCAGGTCATTTGAAAATTGGTGGAAAAATCAATGGATGGGGAAATGTAGCAAGCCCGAAAGAATGTGCACGTGAATGTGTAACTGGTGCACAAccaaaaatttgttattatgatTGGACTGTTGAATACTATCGCACACTTGGCGG AGCATGTGATTTATGTGTaccaaaaacaaattcatcaattaCAAGTGATTGCCAATGTATTTATGGTGATGGTTATCATATTTCTGGAATAATAACAGTCAACAGGATGTTTCCAGGGCCATCAATCCAAGTATGCCTTGGTGATttagttgttgttgatgttaccAATAAAGCTCCTGGTAATGAAATAACGATTCATTGGCATggtatttatcaaataaattaccaacatCATGATGGTGTACCATTTGTAACACAGTGTCCAATTCAAAGTGGTACATCATTTAGATATCAATGGAGAGCACAAAATATTGGTACACATTG GTGGCATTCACATTCCGGTATGCAAGAATCAAAATCACTTGCAGGAACAATTATCATACGTCAACCAAAAGAACACGATCCAAATCACAGCCTGTATGATTatgatgacaatgataatCTCATTTTTTTGAGTGACTTTTTACATGACAATCCAGATGATCATTTTCCAGGCACATCCAGTAAATTTAATGCAGGCTCTATTCCTAAAAACATCCTCATTAATGGCCAAGGTCAATGGCTG AACACAACATCTGGTGAGTTTACAGAAACACCATTAAGTGTAATCAATGTAAAACCAGGAAAACGATATCGATTTAGAATGATTAATGGTGCTAGTTTTGGTTGTCCTTTAACATTTACCATTCAAAATCACAACTTAACAGTGATTGCAACTGATGGTGAAAGTGTTAAGCCAATAGTAGTTAATTCTATCACTTCTTATTCtg CTGAacgttttgattttattataaatgcaaATCAACAGTCTGGAAGTTATTGGATACAAGCACGACTCATTGGCCCATGTACTGCTCGAGAAGTAATGCAACTTGGAATTCTACGTTATGTTGGTGCATTTTCTATGCAACCAAATTTAACACGGCCCACATTTAATAATTCTCTTCCACTAGGAATT TCACTCAATGAATACAATAATGTTtgtgaagataaaaaattcgatataatttgtatgaaaaatcTTGAAGCTGCTGAGCCAGTTGATCCAAGGATTCTAGCAGAGAAAAcagattttcaattttatttagctcATGAGTTTCATAGATGGAATGAAAATGAACTTTTTGTACCGGGCGAATATGATACTTTTTTAA caCCAGATGGAGGAAAACGTGGATACATTCCTATGATCGATGGAATTTCTAATAGGTTTCCAACATCACCATTTTTAACTCAACTTAATGATATTCCAAAACAGCAAATTTGTAATGGAAATAACAAACCAAAAAGTTGTGAAAATAAACCAGTTTGTGGATGCTcacatgttttaaaaataccattaAACTCATCTGTTGAAATGGTCATAATAAAtactg atcCAATGGATTCACCTCATCCTTTTCACATGCATGGATATGGATTTCACGTGATGGCTCAAGGTTCACGAGAAGTTGTCAATATAACACGAGAAAATAGTTACGAAGCTTTAAAACTTGatagagaaatttataaattagacTCATATGACCGACCACCAGTTAAAGACACGTTGACAGTCACAACAAAAGGCTATACAATCATTAGATTTATTGCCAATAATCCAG GATATTGGCTATTACATTGTCACATAATAACACA TTTAATGGTTGGTATGTCTCTCACTCTGCATGTGGGTGAAGACAGTGATATTCCTCCAACACCAGTGAATTTTCCAACTTGTGGAAATTATAAACCACCAATTTTGAG TATACTTTAA